The following DNA comes from Rhodohalobacter mucosus.
ATTGACTTGTGTTTGGCGATTATCGATGTAATCTGCAAAGAAATCGTTGGATGCCGGCAGGTCGATCGTTAGAGTCACCACATCGCCCTGCTGAAACGATGATTGAATGGGTGCAAGAGTAATGAGTTCAACAACATCTTCTTCCTGCCAATTTTTGAGGGTAACGCAATCATCCTCGCAAGAGGTCATAACCAGCATAGGAATCATAACCAGGCTGATAAAGAGTTCTTTCATGATGAATGATATTTATTGGGATCGATGGATATTTAAGAATTTAGCATAGTACGCATATATAAACCACAATATTGTACGTATTAAGACTCTCTACGGAAAAAACATACATCTGTCTAAAAACATAAGAATCTGATATTAACTAACCGTTACGATATGTTTCCGCTTGAAAATAGTACGCCGTATTAAAAAGCTCCAAAAACCCGCAAATTCCTCATAGCATTCAACTCCAAACTCCAAACTCCAAACTCCAAACTCCTAACTCAAAACCCATCTCACATCACAAGTCATTTCTCTCCTCAACCAGCCGCCAGGTAAAGGTGTGGGTGTCGAAAAGGAGCCGGCAGTAGATCCCGTCTTTGGTTTTTACATCGAAATGAAACTGGTCCCTGCCGCCGGACCGTATTTTATTCACAACCCGAATTTCAGATATTGTGTGAGTGGTACCGTTTTTTCTTTCAAACCGGTAGGGGATGATCTTGTGTGATGTATAGGGTGCATCAAACCCCTTGAACAGGTTCAGGACGTTGATCGGCTCGTAGTTTCGGGCGTTCATACTTTGAGGATTAGGTTTATTCAATGGAACCTATCCATAGGCAGTGACATCATGCGTCATCCGTGTTTTGGGTAGTTGTTTGTTGATGGTTGTCAGTGGTCAGTTGTCAGTAAAAAAGGAAGCCTTTGGTTAATAAGGGAGAAGGGCAGGTTTACCATAACAGATTTCAGAGGTCAGGTTAGGGTAGGAAATGAATGTTTGATGTTTATATTGATTACTGATTCTTGGTTAAGCTCTATAAAGTTCAACAACAAATAACACCTTAGAAGAATATGCTCCGCATCTTCAGCCGATTTCGGAAAGCACTTATGGAACAGAATAAAGTCCGCACATATACACTGTATGCGGTTGGGGAAGTAGCCCTGGTCATGATCGGGATACTGTTAGCCCTTCAAGTGAACAACTGGAATGAGGAACGGCTCGACAGGATAAAAGAACAGGAAATCCTTCATGATTTAAAAGTTGAGTTTGAAGCAAACCTGGTTGACCTGCAGCGAACCTTAAATGAACATCGAATCGTTTATGCGGAGCTCAAAGAACTTCAGCAAATATCTCTGTCGGGAAATTTTGATAACCCTGCCCTGGATAGTCTCACCTTTGGATTTATACGATGGTTCACCTTTACGGATCGTCCGGGTGCATCAAGCAATCTGATTAACTCCGGCAACCTGAATCTGATTTCAAATAAAGAGTTGAGGGATCTGATCACTCAATGGCCGGGAATTGCAGCTGATGTGAAGGATGACGAAGTCTTTATGGTTGACTATATCAGGGAAATACTCATGCCACTTCTCGCAGAGCTTTATCCTCTTTCCAATGTTGAGCAGGTCAATGATCGGTGGATCCGATCCTTTGAAGGTTACAGACTGGATCTTTATGAAACGGTGAAACCTTTAGAGCAGGTAAACTGGAACAGATTACTAGACAATAATACTTTTCAAAGTCATTTGGCTTTGAGAAAGCTACTCCAAACTCATTCAATGATAGAGGGTGAAAAAGCAGAGAGGGCTTGTTTGGAAATCCTTCGATTAATCAATGAAGAGCTGGGGCTATTGCTGTAACTAAGGAAACCGTTTACGAAGGAGTTGATGAAAATTCTGAAATACGCCTACTGTATGATTAATTTTAAACGGAATAACACCTCAGGATAAATTTTTCTTTAGTAATGAGAAATAAGATCCAAAAATCAGTGAATCATGCTACGCTTCTTCCGTCATCTTCGTCAAAACTTATTCTCCGGGAACATGAATGATCAGGCCAATCCACGTACTCAGTTCAACAAAACTTCCTACCGGGCATTCAGATATCTTTTATATGCCTTGGGTGAGATTGTACTGATTGTGGTGGGGATTCTTCTTGCACTTTACCTTGACAACATCAATTCTGAAAAGCAGGCGAGGGAGACTGAAATTGAAATGCTGGAAGAGCTCAGATCCAACCTGGTCAGCAATATTGACATACTGAATCGTACGCTGAGGACAGAGTCAGAATATCTCCACTACAATGAGATGATCCTGGACTATCTTGATGACCGAAAACCATATGATGAAACGCTCGACAGAGCATTTGCCGTCTATTTCTGGACCATCTCCACCAATCCGGTCACCGGTGGATATGAATTCCTGAAATCCAAAGGGATTGATTTGATTACCAATGACAGTTTGCGGAACGAAATCAGCTTCATTTTTGAAAATGAATTCTCCATTCTTAAAAATGAAAACGAAGTCTGGTCAAACAATTTGCAGCAAAACATCTCCTATCCGTACCATGTAAAACATTTCAGGAGATACTATGCCACAGATGAAAACAACAATGAAATTGAGCTGGCCAGACCATTCGACTATCAGAGTCTGCTTGATGACAACGAGTTTAAAAGTATCAATACTGAAATTATCTCCAACCGAAAATGGAATATCAACAGCCTTGAGGTTCTGATCCGGGAAATTGAGCATTTAATTGTGCAGATTGATGCGGAACTTGAGAGATGATTTGGGTAGTGGCAGGTTGTCAGTTGTCAGCTGTTGGTTTTTTAAAGTCTAATTTTCAATCTCAATGAAAACTGACCTCTGTGAATTCAAGTAATCCGTCTGTTGCATAATCCTACCCATTGGATTAATTATCCAATTTTACTGAAATATCTTTATTTGATAACAAGATGAAGAATGATAAAGATTTTATTAAAAACGTCTCTTTTTTCTAAATACTCCTCGTTTAGGATCAAGATAGTGAGTAGACTCTCTTCTTCGTGTGGTAGCTCTAACTAAAACTCGTGTTTTAATACTATGAATAATTTTAATCTCTTTCTTTTTAAACAACTTGCCTTCTTTAGTGTATTGAATAAATGCATCTCGTGGTAAAATTAAAATTTCAGCCCTTGAACTATCTTTGAATGGTAATAAACAGAATAGATAAGTTCTTGGATCATCGTTTATGTCTAAAGATTTCGTCCCTAAAAAATCAAAGATGACGGGTACAGAGCTATTGAGCCATGAAGAGTTAAAGTATTTATGAGGTGTTTCAATTGAGTAAATATGTTCGTTTTGGGTTTCTTGAAGCTTAGTTAGTCCTTTAAGAAAACGTGAATAGTCATTCTCGAGCCTTGTTCCATCAACAACCCAAATCATGTTTTGATAGAAGCTTTCTCTTTTACTGCGGTTTTTAGGACTGATATGTGAATGCTGAAATTCAATTACGAGATCATATTCTGTTTTTATATCTGCAACGTGCCACGTTCCTGTTCCATCATCTGGAAATTTGATTTCTTGCCAGCTTTCAGGATAGTTTTCTTTCCAAGCTCGGTGCCAGCGGGTTTCGCCTTCTTTTACTGATTTGCACTTGCTTTTTGGTTCGTGGGCCCAATGATGGATTCGAATGGGACCACATTTTGCGTAAACGCCTGAACCACAACATTGGCAGATTCCTTTAGCCCCTTTAGTAGCTTTTGTTTTCATCCCGTCTATAAGTGCAAATTTCATGATGTTTATAGTCTTTTGAAGAGTGAGCAATTACGATCACTTGGCAAACTAATAGTTGTATGTGACACCATGGTGTCACCCCTTCTCTAAAATACACTTATAGATTATTAATTCAACAATCCTCTTAATTCATCTTTGTTTAAAGTGTGGCCCTTTTCTTGGTGAAGCATAGAGTTACAGTTAGGGCATAGAAGAGTAAAATCATTTTGAATGTCAGGCTTATATACTTGCTCTCTTTTATAAATCCGTGTAAAGTGATATACATGAATAAAACTTCTACCCTGAACTTGGATAAGAGCTTGTACCTCGGGCCGGGCTTCCCGAAACTTTTTAAAGAGATTGTCAGCCTATAGCTTACCAATTCGGGACTGGCTCTCCGCTATCGCTTCGATCTAGCTTCTCGCCCGGCCACAAAAGATTGAGATCATTGAAATAAAAAAGCCCAGATACCTGATAGATATCCGGGCTTGTACCTCGGGCCGGGCTTCCCGAAGTCTCGGGACAGGCTTCTCGCCCGGCGATTTCTTGCAAAGATAGAAGCATAAAAAAGCCCAGATACCTGATAGATATCCGGGCCTGTACCTCGGGCCGGGCTTCCCGAAACTTTTTAAAGAGATTGCCAGCCTATAGCTTACCAATTCGGGACTGGCTCTCCGCTATCGCTTCGATCCAGCTTCTCGCCCGGCTGTATAAATCAGAAATTTGCACATAAAAAAAGCTCCTATCCAAAACTTGAATAGGAGCTTGTACCTCGGGCCGGGCTTCCCGAAGTCTCGGGACAGGCTTCTCGCCCGGCGATTTCTTGCAAAGATAGAAGCATAAAAAAGCCCAGATATCTGATAGATATCCGGGCCTGTACCTCGGGCCGGGCTCGAACCGGCACTGGCATTTAAATACCAATTGGATTTTAAGTCCAACGCGTCTACCAATTCCGCCACCGAGGCGTTTTTCAACTATGAAATATAAGGCCATGCCGGTCTTTATACCAACCCCTTTTTAGTGGTTTAAAGACAGATCATCCGGTCGGTTGAATCGTAACGGAAAACGTTTTTTCAACTCCTTGTTTATTTGCATACTGTAGGTTAGTACTTTACCGGTATCTCTTTTTTCGGTTATATGGCTCTGAAGTAAAAAAATGCAAGTAAATCGTCGCAGTGGATGGGATTTTATCCGGTTAAAAAACGCACAGGACAGCAATTTTCCGTGACCAATGAACAGCAGTTCGCACAATAAAGTAAATATCAGACACCTGCTTCTTTCCATTCTGACCGGCCTGGTCTTCGGGGTGTTTGTATGGTACGTCTGGCGGCTCGACTATGCCGAGGCTGAACAGGATCGCAGGGATATTGCAGTGGCACAATCGCGACTGATAACTGAACGTTTCATTCAGCGCGCTGATGATGAAATTGAACGGCTCAGGAATTTCAAGCGGCGGATTGAAACACACGATGACAATCCCGACCTGCTATGGGAGTTTGAAACCGATCTGATTCTTGCCCAGTCCCTTTCGGTTCCGTTTATACAGTGGATATCACCCGACCTTACTGTTTTACGGAGTTATGGCGATCCGGATTACCTTTCACTGGAACAGCTCGACCCTTCCGCAAACGATCAGCGAAGGGCAGGGCTGCGTCAGTCGCAGCAAGACTCCCTTTTGTCAGTGAGCGGAAGCTACAGCTTTAGAGGTGATGGGGATGAGAGTCAGGATGAAAAGTTTTTTATCATCGATATTCCGGTCTACAGAAACGAGACGTACATCGGCAGCCTCGCTGCAGGTCTCGACTTCGACATGCTTTTCGATGCAGTGATGCAGCAGCGCGAAACCTACTCCGTTAAACTGAGAGACGAAGATGGGAATCTTTTCTACAGCTATGGAGAGCATAGTCAGGAAGAACAAAACGGGGACCTTGCCCACAAGCAGCAGCTTGACCTTTACAACGGCAGGGGTGGGTTCTGGTATTCGACCATTGTGGCCGACCGTGAGGAGCTTCGTGCAGAAATCTTCGCAAACCTGAAGCTGAACCTGGTTCTTGGGTTCATGTTTTCTGCCTTGGTTGGGGCCGCTCTCTATTTTATACTCGGTTTTTACAGTGCAAAAAGATCCTACGGTATATCGAACAGGAAATTGCGCGCCGTTATCCGCTCATCGCCGCTTGCAATTTATACTGTGAATAAGAAAGGAATTGTCACAGATTTCTGGAACAGTGCCGCAGAGAATATGTTCGGATTCCGCACCCGGGAGGTGACAGATCAATATCTGCCTGATATCACAAAGGAGTCGGCTGTTGAGTTTCAGCAGATGATCCATTCGGTACTCGGGGGAGAAGATTTTTATATGGAGGAAAGTACCAGAACCCGAAAAGACGGTACCGAATTTGATGTACGCGTCTTTGCAACGCCTACAAAAAAATCGGGCGGCGATAAGGGAGAAGTGCTCGTGATGGTCGAGAATATCACACTGCAGAAAGAGACAGAACGCGAGCTTCAGAACGAAAAGCAGGTCAGCGATACCATACTGAAGGGGCAGCCGGGTCTGTTCTATCTCATTGATGAGAAACGTCACCTGGTGCGGTGGAATAAAAATGTAAATGATTTTTTCGGTCTGACCGATGCAGAGCTCAACGAAATGAATTTTCTTGAACTCTTTATCGAGGAGGAGCGACTTAAGGTGCTGGAGGCCATACAGAACGCCAACAACACGGGTGAACTGGAGGTGGAAACTGTGGTGCGATCGGGCGGTGAATTGTATGATTTCTATTTCAACGGAACCCTTATGACCATCGGCCAGCGCCGCTTTATCGTGGGTAACGGCGTCAATATTACCGAACGCAACCGGACACGGGACGAGCTGCAGCGTTCACTGGACGAAAAAGAAGTGCTCCTTTCTGAGATTCACCACCGTGTGAAGAACAACCTGGCCATCATCGCCAACCTGATCGATATTCAGCTCATCAACATCGATGACGAAACTATGACTGAGATCCTGCGCGAGACTCAGAACCGCATTTTTTCCATTGCGGGCGTTCATGAAATGCTCTACGATGTGAAAAACTTTTCTCAGATCTCTTTCAAGGAGTATTTGAGAAAGCTGTTTCGCCGGATTTTTGATCTTTATGAGGACAAACATCATCTCACCAGCTATGATCTGCGGGTAAAGGTAGAGTATCTGAATATCAACCAGGCAATACCGCTTGGGCTGCTGCTCACTGAGTTTATCACAAACTCCTTCAAGCATGGATTTGACAGAAATCATGCGGGACTCATCACCATAGAAATCACGGGCGGCTCCGATCTGATTCATGTGGTATACAAAGATAACGGGAAGGGATTTGAGACGGATATATTTGAAAACTCCTCATCAATGGGCATGATCCTGTCCCGCTCGCTGCTCAAGCAGCTGTCGGCTGAATACTCTGTAAACGGTGAGAACGGCTTTGAAATTTCCTTTTCCTTTACCACCCGCATGAGGGGGGCGCATTCGACGCTTAATTGATGGGGTGATAGTTGTCAGTGGTCAGTTGTTAGTTGTCGGTTGATTGTGGCATCAAAAATCAATTACTGACCACCAACAACAAACAACTGGCAACCAACAATTTTTTTGTCGGGATGATCCCGAGGCTTCGGGAAACCCCGAAGCACTGCTTCGGAAGAGAGGGTGGTAAGTGATCAGGTATAAATCACGTACTAAGGAAGGAATCTTGCGATCTAACCTATGCAAGTATAAGACCCTTCTCTTCGCAAGTTATAAAATTTGGTCGGGATGACAGGATTTGAACCTGCGACCTCTTCGTCCCGAACGAAGCGCGCTACCGGGCTGCGCCACATCCCGAGGGAAAAGACAGGACTTTATAATTAACCAATAGTCCTTTTATCACGAGAGAACTAAATATAAGAAACTATGCGCACTTAGGATAATGGGCTTCAAGTGTCAGCTGTCAGTTGATAATTGTATGTTGAAGGTTGCATGTGGAAAAACAGATTGGCCCTGGCATCAACCACCAACAACTAACAACCATAAACCAACAGCCATCAACCAACAACCATCCCATCCACACGCACTCAGCAATCACCCGTCAACAAACATGCTACTCACAGACCTCGGTGCAACGGGTTATCTTAACGGTACGTCTAAAACCGTTTGCCACATCGTGTAGGCTTCCTTTTCTGCTCCGTCTTCATTGATAATCCCAGTACTGATCCACAATTCTCCCAAATCCCTGACTTCAGCCGGAAAGGTTTCCCAAAGTTCGTCATAATCGCGGTGTGCCCACCAGATGACGTAACCGTACTCCTGCTCCTGTGCATTTAGAGCGAGTACTTCGAGGTACTCTTGTTGCTCCGGTTCATTTCCGGGAATAAATAAATTGAAGGATTCAACAGACAAATCTTCCGACAGATGACTTGTCTCAGCAAATACAATAGGCCTTTTGATATTTTCATGCAGAAAGTCGAAAGCGTTCTGGAAACCGTCCGCCGTATTCAGTCCTTTGAAAAAGGGGTAGAAGCTTATTCCCACAAATTCCATGGAATTTGCGTAGTCGCTGACTTCCTGAATATACTCTTCAGGGATCTGAACATCCGGCTGGTAGAAATTATGTAATGTAATGGACTCGGAAATTTGCAGCGCTGGAAATTCCCGGCTGATTCTCGTTTTAACGTTATCCATCAGCAATTTAAAAGAGTCCCACTTTTCAGGGGCATTTTTTAGCAGCTCATTCACTTCTATGGCAATCAGCAGATAGTCCGGGTTTAACTCCCGGGTGATGTAGGCAAGATGCTTTACATAGGCATCTTCGATATGCGTGTCATTCAGATCGATGTAGTCGGGGATGCTGCCGTCATAATCTGGTGCAAGATCCGCCCGGGCATTGTTCAAAATACTTACGGAGACGGTCAATTCAGTGCCGGGCAGCTTTTCCGTCTTTTTTGATTCAATCAGGTCAATGAAACCGTCAGGCAAGGGCAAATCATTGATCCATGCATTCCAGGGTATTTCGGAGTCGATATGTTCCGAGTAAATATCGGAATGGTCTTCAATAAACTGATATGTAGTGGAAACAGATTCAGACGAAGGTGCATAAGGCCAGGTGCTGAATCCCATGCTGAAGGCTCTTGAAGAATATTCACAAAAAAAGTCCTCCTCTTCACACACGGATGATGAGGTGATCTCTTCATTGCCGCATGCGGATACGAAGAGTATCAATGCAGCGGGTAAAAACAGTAGTAATACGATAGCTCTTTTCATGCCGGTGTGTAAAATAAGATCATTTTATCTGGTGTTTACCTTCATGTTATCGGCAATGTTCCGGAACCGGGCGGCTATTCGTTCACATCCGGAATTAATTCACCATCATAAAGCAGAAGGGGACCGAGAGAATCCCTGCTGCAATAGTCCGGCATTCAGCAGCTTTTTTAAGCCGAAAGAGTCCGAATTCAGTCGCATTACAGCATTTCAACGATCATCATGTAGTTACCGCATGTGTCGTCGAACATCGCAATTTTTGTAGTTCCCATTTCTGTGGGCTCCATGGTGAATTCAACCCCTTTGCCGGACAATCGCTCGTACTCTTCCTGTACATTATCCACTCTGAACTGCGTATATGGCATGCCGGCCTCTTTCACTGCGTTCTGAAAGACCTTTGCAGGCTCAAAATGATTGGGTGCAGGCTCAAGAAGCAACTCAGGACCATCTTGTTTTTCACCGGATACCACCGTTAACCATCTGTTTCCCTCACCCAACGGTAGATCCCTCTTCTTGATGAATCCCAATTTCTCTGTATAAAATTTCAGTGCTTTTTCCTGATCCCGGACTGGAATTCCTACAACTCTAATTTTCATGATCTTATGGATTATTGAAGGTTAATGGTGCAGGTAAAATTAAAAAGCAGCAGGAGATGTGCTTATTGAAAATTGCTGTTTTTGATATTCAGCGGGTGTAACGCCGGTTTTGGTTTTGAACAAAGTGATGAAAGAACTCAGGCTGTTATACCCTACAGCAAAACAGGTTTCGGTAACCGACATCCCTCTTCCCAGATACAATTTCGCATTTTCTATTCGGGTGTCAATCAGATATTGCCTGATAGTTATTCCGTAATATTGTCTGAAAAGTCGCAGCAAATGATACTTTGACGTTAAGTGCAGCCGGGACAATAAGTCTAAATCGACGTCTTTATGATAATTGTTTTTGATATACGCACGCGTCAAAATAACTGTTCTGATCTGTCCTTTATTGGAATAACAGTTCTCCTTAACTCTACCTATTTTTTCCAGGAAAAAACTCATTTCAGTCTGAGTTTCGTGAATGTTGTATCTGTAAGACGGTTCTGCAGCGTGCAACAAATAGTGAACGACAGAAAATGAAACCTTATCTGCTTACACTGTTTCTAACTATCGTTTTTTATGTATGTCTGATACCCGGGTAATGCAAAACAGTAAAAAACCAGGTGGTGCAATCGGATTTTGGCGAAACATCGACCGCATCAAATAGGGGGTAAAGCACCCACAGAATAATAACTTCATACTATTTTTCAAAGGTCTGCCAAATAAGGTTTTTGCTTTGATAGCGGTGATCATCTATATTAATGTTAACTACATTAACATCAATATAGCTCCATTCAATGGCCCGAACCTACGATATGTCCAGCCGTTCTCAGAAAGCTGCCGAAACTACGCAGAACATTATCGAGGCTACCGAGCGGCTTATTACAGAAACGTCATTGCAGGAGATCAGTCTTCGCTCCATTGCTCGGGAATCCGGGGTTACCGTTCAAACTGTGCTTCGTCATATGAAATCAAGAGACGGGTGCCTCCATGCTGTGGCAGAAAGGGTGTCATCCCGGGTAGAGATGCAAAGAGGTGTCTCTGAACCCGGAAATATTACAGAAGCCATTTCAAAGCTGGTTGAGCATTATGAAGAGGAGGGTAAACTGGTACTGAATCTGCTTGCTCAGGAACATAGCGGTGATTCCTTTGCCTCAGTCCTTACCAATGAAGGCAGGGCCTATCATCTGAAATGGGTGGAAAGATGTTTTGGTCCTCATTTA
Coding sequences within:
- a CDS encoding DUF6090 family protein, with product MEQNKVRTYTLYAVGEVALVMIGILLALQVNNWNEERLDRIKEQEILHDLKVEFEANLVDLQRTLNEHRIVYAELKELQQISLSGNFDNPALDSLTFGFIRWFTFTDRPGASSNLINSGNLNLISNKELRDLITQWPGIAADVKDDEVFMVDYIREILMPLLAELYPLSNVEQVNDRWIRSFEGYRLDLYETVKPLEQVNWNRLLDNNTFQSHLALRKLLQTHSMIEGEKAERACLEILRLINEELGLLL
- a CDS encoding DUF6090 family protein is translated as MLRFFRHLRQNLFSGNMNDQANPRTQFNKTSYRAFRYLLYALGEIVLIVVGILLALYLDNINSEKQARETEIEMLEELRSNLVSNIDILNRTLRTESEYLHYNEMILDYLDDRKPYDETLDRAFAVYFWTISTNPVTGGYEFLKSKGIDLITNDSLRNEISFIFENEFSILKNENEVWSNNLQQNISYPYHVKHFRRYYATDENNNEIELARPFDYQSLLDDNEFKSINTEIISNRKWNINSLEVLIREIEHLIVQIDAELER
- a CDS encoding competence protein CoiA, producing MKFALIDGMKTKATKGAKGICQCCGSGVYAKCGPIRIHHWAHEPKSKCKSVKEGETRWHRAWKENYPESWQEIKFPDDGTGTWHVADIKTEYDLVIEFQHSHISPKNRSKRESFYQNMIWVVDGTRLENDYSRFLKGLTKLQETQNEHIYSIETPHKYFNSSWLNSSVPVIFDFLGTKSLDINDDPRTYLFCLLPFKDSSRAEILILPRDAFIQYTKEGKLFKKKEIKIIHSIKTRVLVRATTRRRESTHYLDPKRGVFRKKRRF
- a CDS encoding PAS domain S-box protein, whose protein sequence is MNSSSHNKVNIRHLLLSILTGLVFGVFVWYVWRLDYAEAEQDRRDIAVAQSRLITERFIQRADDEIERLRNFKRRIETHDDNPDLLWEFETDLILAQSLSVPFIQWISPDLTVLRSYGDPDYLSLEQLDPSANDQRRAGLRQSQQDSLLSVSGSYSFRGDGDESQDEKFFIIDIPVYRNETYIGSLAAGLDFDMLFDAVMQQRETYSVKLRDEDGNLFYSYGEHSQEEQNGDLAHKQQLDLYNGRGGFWYSTIVADREELRAEIFANLKLNLVLGFMFSALVGAALYFILGFYSAKRSYGISNRKLRAVIRSSPLAIYTVNKKGIVTDFWNSAAENMFGFRTREVTDQYLPDITKESAVEFQQMIHSVLGGEDFYMEESTRTRKDGTEFDVRVFATPTKKSGGDKGEVLVMVENITLQKETERELQNEKQVSDTILKGQPGLFYLIDEKRHLVRWNKNVNDFFGLTDAELNEMNFLELFIEEERLKVLEAIQNANNTGELEVETVVRSGGELYDFYFNGTLMTIGQRRFIVGNGVNITERNRTRDELQRSLDEKEVLLSEIHHRVKNNLAIIANLIDIQLINIDDETMTEILRETQNRIFSIAGVHEMLYDVKNFSQISFKEYLRKLFRRIFDLYEDKHHLTSYDLRVKVEYLNINQAIPLGLLLTEFITNSFKHGFDRNHAGLITIEITGGSDLIHVVYKDNGKGFETDIFENSSSMGMILSRSLLKQLSAEYSVNGENGFEISFSFTTRMRGAHSTLN
- a CDS encoding glycosyl hydrolase 53 family protein, which gives rise to MKRAIVLLLFLPAALILFVSACGNEEITSSSVCEEEDFFCEYSSRAFSMGFSTWPYAPSSESVSTTYQFIEDHSDIYSEHIDSEIPWNAWINDLPLPDGFIDLIESKKTEKLPGTELTVSVSILNNARADLAPDYDGSIPDYIDLNDTHIEDAYVKHLAYITRELNPDYLLIAIEVNELLKNAPEKWDSFKLLMDNVKTRISREFPALQISESITLHNFYQPDVQIPEEYIQEVSDYANSMEFVGISFYPFFKGLNTADGFQNAFDFLHENIKRPIVFAETSHLSEDLSVESFNLFIPGNEPEQQEYLEVLALNAQEQEYGYVIWWAHRDYDELWETFPAEVRDLGELWISTGIINEDGAEKEAYTMWQTVLDVPLR
- a CDS encoding VOC family protein is translated as MKIRVVGIPVRDQEKALKFYTEKLGFIKKRDLPLGEGNRWLTVVSGEKQDGPELLLEPAPNHFEPAKVFQNAVKEAGMPYTQFRVDNVQEEYERLSGKGVEFTMEPTEMGTTKIAMFDDTCGNYMMIVEML
- a CDS encoding helix-turn-helix domain-containing protein produces the protein MSFFLEKIGRVKENCYSNKGQIRTVILTRAYIKNNYHKDVDLDLLSRLHLTSKYHLLRLFRQYYGITIRQYLIDTRIENAKLYLGRGMSVTETCFAVGYNSLSSFITLFKTKTGVTPAEYQKQQFSISTSPAAF
- a CDS encoding TetR/AcrR family transcriptional regulator, with amino-acid sequence MARTYDMSSRSQKAAETTQNIIEATERLITETSLQEISLRSIARESGVTVQTVLRHMKSRDGCLHAVAERVSSRVEMQRGVSEPGNITEAISKLVEHYEEEGKLVLNLLAQEHSGDSFASVLTNEGRAYHLKWVERCFGPHLSGKSSEIFDGIVVATDIYTWKLLRLDLGRSIGTTNKVIVGMVRRILGAS